The Dehalococcoidia bacterium genome contains a region encoding:
- the mce gene encoding methylmalonyl-CoA epimerase, which yields MSIGRIHHIALVLHDLDAGIRFYQDKLGLHLDKVETVEEQGVKAALLSMDNVEIELLEPLSEESGVGRYLARRGEGLHHVCFTTPDIRSEMAELKARGVELLDTEPRYGLAGLICFMHPRAHAGVLVELVEMAD from the coding sequence ATGAGCATCGGACGGATTCACCACATTGCGCTCGTGCTGCACGACCTCGACGCGGGCATCCGGTTCTACCAAGACAAGCTGGGTTTGCACCTGGACAAGGTCGAGACCGTGGAGGAGCAGGGAGTAAAGGCGGCCCTGCTCTCGATGGACAACGTGGAGATCGAGCTGCTGGAGCCGCTGTCGGAGGAGAGCGGCGTCGGGCGCTACCTGGCCCGTCGCGGCGAAGGGCTGCACCATGTCTGCTTCACGACCCCGGACATCCGGTCGGAGATGGCGGAGCTCAAGGCGCGAGGCGTGGAGCTGCTGGACACGGAGCCGCGCTACGGGCTGGCAGGGCTCATCTGCTTCATGCACCCGCGGGCGCACGCGGGGGTGCTGGTGGAGCTAGTGGAGATGGCGGATTAG
- the ribH gene encoding 6,7-dimethyl-8-ribityllumazine synthase translates to MQVIPEDLDGSGLSIAVVVSRFNTLVTERLLAGALEALAECRVPEAGTVIAWVPGSFELAYAARQLALSGRFDAVICLGCVIKGETDHNEYINREAARGIAQVGEDTGVPAIFGVITPNNLEQALARVPEGPANKGYEVALSAVVMGNLRRSLRRAGLAR, encoded by the coding sequence ATGCAGGTTATCCCCGAAGACCTCGACGGCTCCGGCCTCTCGATCGCTGTCGTCGTATCGCGCTTCAACACGCTCGTCACGGAGCGCCTCCTGGCCGGCGCGCTCGAGGCGCTGGCCGAATGCCGCGTCCCCGAGGCCGGGACCGTCATCGCCTGGGTGCCTGGATCGTTCGAACTCGCCTACGCTGCCCGTCAGCTCGCCCTCAGCGGCCGCTTCGATGCCGTCATTTGCCTCGGCTGCGTCATCAAAGGAGAGACCGACCACAACGAGTACATCAACCGCGAGGCCGCCCGCGGTATCGCCCAGGTCGGCGAGGACACCGGCGTGCCCGCCATCTTCGGCGTCATCACTCCGAACAACCTGGAGCAGGCCCTCGCCCGCGTGCCGGAGGGCCCCGCCAATAAGGGCTACGAGGTCGCGCTCAGCGCCGTGGTCATGGGCAACCTGCGACGCAGCCTCCGGCGCGCAGGCCTGGCCCGCTAG